A stretch of Pomacea canaliculata isolate SZHN2017 linkage group LG6, ASM307304v1, whole genome shotgun sequence DNA encodes these proteins:
- the LOC112566274 gene encoding mucin-17-like, translating into MVVTVMMVMLHCVVVHSASSFPTGAFRSPKNDNQEVFNFPDITSGVSSGSTLVEDREKESIFSADQPLTPAGSASNQAEEGSSPDRQTGQDVSLTDTTNINSVLSSGVQELTSEILDATRLSEGGQLSNAPNTTTKKYDGPDGVSGSASSVGRDELPVFTAEPILQLDDERKTDSVEIVTDSSLDDDENVNENEFPTGVSDRDEALLSTPEDMFTQTSEDVVSLLNTVNDDSDLFTLPQTSMAPAETPESDMKLDSQDSLSSSVEPFATSNDVMSWSATVKRSTMKSELPLSSGKEALYTKSDSFSFSANPMQGSQRTRRESLSTGSAQSKTEDPNITGETEWTKEAAILYTALDTSADPTKNPPAPEDIDGTKESPVQASKELTIGPDGVSRDPGNDDSQPSGAVRGSPDSTEAPDTATAILLLGRSSEESSAGASEGVQTVSEANGSTKQEKTALGDVTAAVRSSETAADSSSRDVSSVQKVSDVHSTGEQYGTEVTKSDEHSRTSDALTSQSDVPDFATTRSDKKGQGKGSSKRSPNTRVTPVRTTKVRRETQGESTLDNTQTTKSASEAELMTTSEHLTDDTSMVLTTTEMSTTTTATTTTTRRPLVLGDKCSEPSDCQKYINSSTCASGVCVCARGYFKKDSSCYAEPRNLTVTQRNDYMDIFWEGDNIEYTVYINISNKYNTTSKMFKSLEHK; encoded by the exons ATGGTGGTTacggtgatgatggtgatgctcCATTGCGTG GTCGTTCATTCCGCATCTAGCTTTCCTACTGGTGCGTTCAGATCGCCAAAAAACGATAATCAAGAGGTTTTTAACTTTCCTGACATCACTTCCGGTGTATCCTCCGGCTCAACTCTTGTCGAAGATCGCGAAAAGGAATCCATTTTTTCGGCTGATCAACCTCTGACCCCAGCGGGCTCTGCCTCTAATCAGGCCGAAGAAGGCTCCTCCCCCGACAGACAGACCGGTCAAGACGTCAGTCTGACGGACACCACGAACATTAACTCTGTCCTATCTTCCGGAGTTCAGGAACTGACGTCAGAGATTTTGGACGCTACTCGCCTGAGTGAGGGGGGACAACTGAGTAATGCTCCGAACACTACGACGAAAAAATATGATGGACCCGATGGTGTGAGTGGTTCTGCGTCGTCTGTTGGGAGAGATGAGCTTCCGGTGTTCACCGCTGAGCCAATACTTCAGCTTGACGACGAGAGGAAGACTGACTCTGTAGAGATTGTGACTGATTCTTCTCTTGATGACGACGAAAATGTCAATGAAAATGAGTTTCCGACTGGGGTGTCAGACCGAGATGAAGCCTTGCTGTCCACGCCGGAAGACATGTTCACACAAACTAGTGAAGATGTGGTATCCTTGCTGAACACTGTCAACGATGACTCTGATCTTTTTACTCTACCCCAAACGTCGATGGCGCCTGCAGAGACACCAGAGAGTGACATGAAGCTCGATTCACAAGATTCGTTGTCCTCAAGTGTAGAGCCCTTCGCTACTTCCAACGATGTGATGTCATGGAGCGCCACTGTCAAGCGATCAACGATGAAATCCGAACTGCCACTGTCAAGTGGAAAGGAAGCTTTGTACACCAAATctgacagtttttctttttcagccaATCCCATGCAAGGATCTCAACGCACGAGGCGCGAGTCCTTGTCCACAGGGTCTGCTCAGTCAAAGACTGAAGATCCGAACATTACAGGGGAAACCGAGTGGACGAAGGAAGCAGCCATCTTGTACACTGCACTAGATACTTCTGCAGACCCCACCAAGAATCCTCCAGCTCCAGAAGACATCGATGGAACGAAAGAATCTCCTGTCCAGGCTTCCAAGGAGCTGACGATTGGCCCTGATGGTGTGTCACGGGATCCAGGGAACGATGATAGCCAACCGTCGGGAGCTGTGCGCGGCAGTCCGGACTCCACAGAAGCACCAGACACTGCTACAGCCATTTTGCTTCTCGGTCGGTCGAGCGAGGAAAGTTCTGCTGGTGCGAGCGAGGGAGTTCAGACGGTATCAGAAGCAAACGGCAGCACCAAACAAGAGAAGACAGCACTCGGTGATGTCACGGCAGCAGTCAGGTCATCGGAGACAGCGGCTGACAGTTCGTCACGTGATGTGTCCTCGGTCCAAAAGGTCAGCGATGTTCACTCCACGGGAGAACAGTACGGGACGGAAGTGACCAAGTCGGACGAACATTCCAGAACCAGCGACGCCCTGACAAGTCAGTCCGATGTACCGGACTTTGCTACTACCAGAAGTGACAAGAAAGGCCAGGGCAAGGGCTCCAGTAAAAGAAGTCCGAATACCAGGGTTACACCTGTCCGGACAACGAAAGTGCGACGCGAGACacaaggggagagcactctagATAACACGCAGACGACGAAGTCTGCATCAGAAGCTGAGCTGATGACGACATCTGAGCACCTGACAGATGATACCTCAATGGTTCTTACAACGACTGAGATGTCGACAACAACCACggcgacaacgacaacgacacgACGACCTTTGGTTCTGGGCGACAAGTGCAGTGAACCTTCAGACTGCCAGAAATACATTAACAGCAGCACCTGTGCTTCtggtgtatgtgtctgtgctAGGGGCTACTTCAAAAAAGACAGCAGTTGTTATGCAG AGCCTCGCAATCTCACAGTGACACAGAGAAATGACTATATGGACATATTCTGGGAGGGAGACAATATAGAGTATACAGTCTACATCAACATCTCCAACAAGTACAACACAACTTCCAAGATGTTTAAGTCACTGGAACACAAGTAG